The Arachis hypogaea cultivar Tifrunner chromosome 19, arahy.Tifrunner.gnm2.J5K5, whole genome shotgun sequence genome has a window encoding:
- the LOC112778950 gene encoding uncharacterized protein, which translates to MIINGASDTVSCRCFPNYLDGPTLDWLCALPAGFISRFQQLAKLFEEHFARSVIYLHDSNYLNTIKQGPNESLKEYMTRFTKVAINIPDLHPEVHLHAIKSRLRPVKFQETIAVAKPKTLAKFREKAKGQIDIEELRQARKSEKIFYRDEDKTPSAKKNFKLTPRFDSYTQFNTKREDIIKEILNSKLIKPPRKAGTYQDTKNVDKSKYCAFHQKHGHTTDDCEVAKDLLKRLAWKGHLDKYIGGGYASGGQSNSARKRSFQAICSVDGPQRDTEAVNQLPQVTFTHTDFDSSIQNLDDLVVITLQLGDLLVRKVLLDPGSSADVLFYSTFQKMKLSDNILQSTGGDLVGFSGERVPILGSVWLQTTLGEHPLSKTYDIQYLVVDCFSPYNLILGRPFVNKFGAIVSTVHLCVKFPLQDDQVVTIHGDHKEARQCYNISMKFPNHSKQQVNNVDLGTSSSTLADLDPRANFLERPTPSDDLQKVYFNNDPNKFTYVGTSISAAELRDIAAFLQEQADLFAWTPSDMPGIDPQIISHKLAINLTIRPVQQKKRKLGDEKKNASLEETQKLINAEFIKEI; encoded by the exons ATGATCATTAACGGTGCATCAGATACTGTCTCATGCCGTTGTTTTCCGAATTATTTAGATGGTCCTACACTTGATTGGTTGTGTGCTTTGCCTGCAGGTTTTATCTCACGATTTCAGCAGCTGGCCAAGCTATTTGAAGAACACTTTGCTAGGTCTGTAATTTATCTCCACGACTCCAATTATTTGAACACAATCAAGCAGGGACCTAATGAAAGCCTGAAGGAATATATGACCCGCTTCACGAAAGTCGCTATCAATATACCCGACCTCCACCCCGAGGTCCATCTGCACGCAATCAAAAGCAGACTCCGACCTGTGAAGTTCCAAGAAACCATCGCAGTAGCCAAGCCGAAGACCCTTGCTAAGTTTCGCGAGAAAGCCAAAGGCCAAATTGATATCGAGGAGCTCAGACAAGCTCGGAAGtccgaaaaaatattttatcgaGACGAGGATAAAACTCCAAGCgctaagaaaaattttaaactaaccCCTCGATTTGATTCTTATACACAGTTTAACACCAAGAGAGAGGATATCATCAAAGAGATCCTCAATTCAAAGCTCATCAAGCCACCAAGGAAGGCCGGAACCTACCAAGATACCAAGAATGTAGACAAGTCCAAATATTGTGCCTTCCACCAGAAGCACGGCCACACCACCGACGACTGCGAGGTCGCGAAGGACCTCTTGAAGCGGCTAGCTTGGAAAGGACACCTTGACAAGTATATTGGCG GGGGATACGCCAGTGGAGGGCAATCAAATTCGGCCAGGAAAAGATCATTCCAAGCAATTTGCTCGGTGGATGGACCACAACGCGATACCGAAGCCGTGAACCAACTTCCCCAAGTAACTTTTACACACACAGACTTCGATTCCAGTATTCAGAACTTAGATGACCTTGTGGTCATTACCCTTCAACTGGGAGATCTGTTGGTAAGGAAAGTACTCCTAGATCCCGGAAGCAGCGCCGACGTTCTGTTCTACTCAACATTCCAAAAGATGAAACTCAGCGACAACATACTCCAGTCAACAGGGGGAGACCTAGTCGGTTTCTCGGGAGAAAGAGTTCCAATCTTGGGTTCAGTGTGGTTGCAAACCACACTGGGtgagcatcctctttccaaaacatATGATATTCAATATTTAGTAGTAGATTGCTTTAGCCCATATAATCTTATACTTGGCCGACCTTTTGTAAATAAGTTCGGCGCAATTGTATCTACAGTTCACCTGTGTGTCAAGTTTCCTCTGCAGGATGATCAAGTTGTAACGATTCATGGAGACCATAAAGAAGCCCGCCAATGTTACAACATCAGCATGAAATTCCCAAATCATTCAAAGCAACAAGTCAACAATGTCGACCTCGGCACCAGCAGCTCGACACTAGCAGACTTAGATCCAAGAGCCAACTTTCTTGAACGACCTACACCATCAGATGACTTACAGAAAGTTTATTTCAACAATGATCCTAATAAATTCACTTATGTAGGTACATCAATCAGTGCAGCGGAGCTAAGGGACATCGCTGCCTTTCTACAAGAGCAAGCCGACCTATTTGCATGGACGCCTTCGGACATGCCCGGCATAGACCCACAAATCATCAGCCACAAACTAGCTATAAATCTGACCATCCGACCAG